One window from the genome of Cucumis melo cultivar AY chromosome 12, USDA_Cmelo_AY_1.0, whole genome shotgun sequence encodes:
- the LOC103501975 gene encoding germin-like protein 9-3 has protein sequence MAFLSTKPATFFFFFFFILSIFSFAKSGDPDPVVDYLTSPLGAIINSTFFTFTGLRSAFTDFPPNFKPTKATFNEFPALLSQSVSMAILQYPAGSINPPHTHPRSAELLLVVSGSLQVGFVDTSNQFFNQTLQVGDLFLFPKGLVHFQFNADPQNSATAIATFASANAGTVSLPSTVFTSGISDEVLAEAFKTDVAIIQSIKTGLTPPKS, from the coding sequence ATGGCTTTCCTCTCTACAAAACCAGCcacatttttcttcttcttcttcttcattctaaGCATCTTCTCCTTTGCCAAATCCGGCGACCCAGATCCGGTCGTCGACTACTTGACATCCCCCCTTGGGGCCATCATCAACAGCACTTTCTTCACCTTTACAGGCCTTCGCTCAGCTTTCACCGATTTCCCTCCAAATTTCAAACCCACAAAAGCCACCTTCAACGAGTTCCCAGCGCTTCTCAGCCAGAGCGTCTCCATGGCCATCCTCCAGTACCCGGCTGGCTCCATCAACCCACCTCACACTCATCCTCGCTCTGCTGAGCTCCTCCTTGTCGTCAGCGGCAGCCTCCAGGTTGGCTTCGTCGATACCAGCAACCAGTTCTTCAACCAGACCCTTCAAGTTGGGGACTTGTTTTTGTTCCCCAAAGGATTGGTCCATTTCCAGTTCAATGCTGACCCTCAAAACTCTGCCACGGCCATCGCCACCTTTGCCAGTGCTAACGCTGGCACCGTGTCGTTGCCGTCGACGGTGTTTACGAGTGGGATTAGTGATGAGGTTCTTGCTGAGGCGTTCAAAACTGATGTGGCTATTATTCAAAGTATAAAGACTGGCCTTACACCACCAAAGAGTTAG